The sequence GCCCAGGCCCCGGCGGAAGAGGAGAAGCTCCCCCTCCAGGATCAAGGTATCCCCCGGCACCACGGGCTTTTTGAAGCGGGCCTCCTCCACCCCCACCAGAAAGACCAGGCCCCCGGGTTTGAAGCCCGGCTGCCGGGCGATGGCGCCCACCGCCGCCTGGGCCATGGCCTCGAGGATCAGCACCCCGGGCATGATGGGGTAGCCGGGGAAATGCCCCTGAAAGTGGGGCTCGTTGAAGGTGACGTTCTTCAGGGCCCGGAAGGTCCTCTCATCGGCATGAAGAACCCGGTCAATGAGGAGAAAAGGGTACCGGTGGGGCAGCAGGCGGAGAATCTCGGCGATCTCCACCGCTCACCTCTTAAGCACGTCGTCCGAGGAGAGGATGGTGTCCTCCAGCACGTGGAGCATCTCCAAGGCCTTGCCCGTGCCTAGGGCCACCGCCTCAATGGGGTTTTCCGCCACCACCACCGGCACCCCCGTGGCCTCCTGCAGGGCCACGTCCAAGTTTTTGAGAAGCGCCCCGCCCCCGGTGAGGAGAATCCCCCTCTCGTAAATATCCGAGGCCAGCTCGGGGGGTGTGGTTTCCAAGACCGCCTTAACCCCCTGGAAGATCTTGTCCAAGGGTTCCTTCAAGGCCTCGGCCACGTCCTCGGCGGGAATCTCCGCCGTCCGGGGAAGGCCGGTGATGAGGTCCCGGCCCCGCACCTCGGCCACCTCCTTCTCCTCGCCGGGAAGGATCTTGGCCCGCCCCAGCTGGATCTTGAGCTCCTCGGCCGTGCGCTCCCCGATGAGGAGGTTGTACTTTTGCCGCACGTAGCGGATGATGGCCTGATCCATCTCGTTGCCGGCGATCCTCAGGCTCTCGGAGCGCACAATGCCCCCCAGGGAGATGACGGCGATGTCCGTGGAACCTCCCCCAATGTCCACCACCATATTGCCCGTGGGCTCGGCCACGTTGATCCCCGCTCCGATGGCCGCCGCCAAAGGCTCTTCTATGAGGTAGACCTTGTGGGCCATGGAGGAAACTGCCTGCACCACCGCCCGCCTCTCCACGTCGGTGACCCCCGAGGGCACCCCCACCATGACCCGGGGCCGGAAAAAGCGGCTCATGGGGGAAAGAACCTTCTGGAGGAACAAAAGAAGCATCCGCTCCGTGAGGGCATAGTCGGCGATGACCCCGTCCTTAAGGGGCCTCACCGCCACGATGTTCCCGGGGGTGCGCCCCAGCATGCGGTAGGCCTCGGCCCCCACCGCCTTCACCTCCCGCTTCCCCTGCACCACCGCAATCACGGAGGGCTCGCGCAAGACGATCCCCTTCCCCCGCACGTAGATGAGAACGCTGGCCGTTCCCAGGTCGATCCCGATGTCCTCGCCCTTCAACATAATCGCCCCATTCTACTCAAGGAAGGGACCGGTAGCGGACCCTCTGGTCCTCCACCACCGCCACGCCCCCTCCTTCCAAGTACCTCTCCACGTTAAGCAAAGCCTCCAACCCCTTGGCCCTCAGGTAGGGGACCCACTTAGGACTCAAACACACGTCCACCACCACCTTCAAAGGACCACCTCACGCCCTTCGGCAAGGTAGGCGGCGAAGTCCAAGGCCGCCTCTAGATCCTCCCGCTCCAAATAAGGGTAATCCTCGAGTATCTCCTCAGGAGTCTGGTGCTTGAGGAGTTGGAGGAGGGCGGCTACGGGAAAGCGCATACCCCGAATGCAAGGCCGCCCTCCCATAACCTCCGGGTCCACGGTGATCCGCCTACGCCAGTCCATGCTACTTAGCGTACTCCACCGCCCGGGTCTCCCGCACCACCGTCACCTGCACCTGGCCCGGGTAGTTCATCTCCCGCTCAATGCGGCCTGCGATCTCCCGCGCCAGGAGGGTGGCCTTGGCGTCGGTGATCTTGTCGGGTTTGACGATGACCCTAACCTCCCTTCCCGCCTGGACCGCAAAGGCGGTTTCCACCCCAGGGAAGGAAAGGGCGATGCGCTCCAGGGCCTCGAGGCGCTGCAAGTACTCCTCCAGGCTCTCCCGCCTGGCCCCGGGCCGGGCGGCGGAGAGGGCGTCGGCGGCCGCCACCAAAACCGCATACACGGTTTCCGCA is a genomic window of Thermus caldifontis containing:
- the fabZ gene encoding 3-hydroxyacyl-ACP dehydratase FabZ, whose amino-acid sequence is MEIAEILRLLPHRYPFLLIDRVLHADERTFRALKNVTFNEPHFQGHFPGYPIMPGVLILEAMAQAAVGAIARQPGFKPGGLVFLVGVEEARFKKPVVPGDTLILEGELLLFRRGLGKVAVRALVEGEERASARLSFVVREGAE
- a CDS encoding rod shape-determining protein, encoding MLKGEDIGIDLGTASVLIYVRGKGIVLREPSVIAVVQGKREVKAVGAEAYRMLGRTPGNIVAVRPLKDGVIADYALTERMLLLFLQKVLSPMSRFFRPRVMVGVPSGVTDVERRAVVQAVSSMAHKVYLIEEPLAAAIGAGINVAEPTGNMVVDIGGGSTDIAVISLGGIVRSESLRIAGNEMDQAIIRYVRQKYNLLIGERTAEELKIQLGRAKILPGEEKEVAEVRGRDLITGLPRTAEIPAEDVAEALKEPLDKIFQGVKAVLETTPPELASDIYERGILLTGGGALLKNLDVALQEATGVPVVVAENPIEAVALGTGKALEMLHVLEDTILSSDDVLKR
- a CDS encoding DUF433 domain-containing protein, which translates into the protein MDWRRRITVDPEVMGGRPCIRGMRFPVAALLQLLKHQTPEEILEDYPYLEREDLEAALDFAAYLAEGREVVL